CACAACCACTTGACCAGTGAGCTATTACGCACTCTTTCAAGGATGGCTGCTTCTAAGCCAACCTCCTGGTTGTCTTCGCGACTGCACATCCTTTCCCACTTAGCACACCCTTAGGGGCCTTAGCCGGCGATCTGGGCTGTTTCCCTTTCGACGCGCGAAGCTTATCCCCCGCCGTCTCACTGCCACACTAACCACACCGGCATTCGGAGTTTGGCTGACGTCAGTAACCTAGTCGGGCCCATCGGCCATCCAGTAGCTCTACCTCCGGTGTGAACCATGCGACGCTGCACCTAAATGCATTTCGGGGAGAACCAGCTATCACGGAGTTTGATTGGCCTTTCACCCCTACCCACAGCTCATCCCCTCAGTCTTCAACCTAAGTGGGTTCGGGCCTCCACGCGGTCTTACCCGCGCTTCACCCTGGCCATGGGTAGATCACCCCGCTTCGGGTCCACAACATGCCACTACACACGCTCAACACGTGCTACGCCCTATTCAGACTCGCTTTCGCTGCGGCTACCCCACCCGGGTTAACCTCGCGACATGCCAGTGACTCGCAGGCTCATTCTTCAAAAGGCACGCCATCACCCCACCCGGGGGCTTTGACGGATTGTAGGCACACGGTTTCAGGTACTCTTTCACTCCCCTCCCGGGGTACTTTTCACCATTCCCTCACGGTACTTTTCCGCTATCGGTCATTGGGACGTATTTAGGCTTACCGGGTGGTCCCGGCCGATTCACAGCAGATTCCACGGGCCCGCTGCTACTCGGGAACGCCTCCTCGGGAGCCGTAATGTTTTCGCCTACCGGGCTCTCACCGTCTACGGCAGACCATCCCAGGCCACTTCGGCTAACACCACGGTTTCTCACTCCCGCCCGGGCCGGCGGACCCGAGACGAAACGCCCCACCACCCCGCACACACAACCCCCGCCGGGTATCCCATGCGCGCGGTTTAGCCATCCTCCGCGTTCGCTCGCCACTACTAACGGAATCACGGTTGTTTTCTTCTCCTACGGGTACTGAGATGTTTCACTTCCCCGCGTTCCCCCCCGCACCCTATCCATTCAGATGCGGGTGACACGACATCACTCGTGCCGGGTTACCCCATTCGGACACCCTCGGATCCACGCTCGGTTGGCAGCTCCCCGAGGCTTATCGCAGCCTCCCACGTCCTTCATCGGCGCCCAATGCCAAGGCATCCACCATGCGCCCTTACACACTTACAAACACCAGAAAACACTCAACAAAAACCGCTTACCACAGTCTTTGCCAGATGCTCGCAACCACTATCCAACACTCAAACACCACACCCCGCCACCACGCGGAGCACAACACCACCACGGGTGTTGCCTCAAAACCCAACAGTGTGCCGGCGGTTACTGCCTGCTGCCCAACACCTCGGCCCGACGCCACAACACGCCGAACCCACACCCCACGCGGGATGCGTTTACGGTGCTCCCTAGAAAGGAGGTGATCCAGCCGCACCTTCCGGTACGGCTACCTTGTTACGACTTCGTCCCAATCGCCGATCCCACCTTCGACGCCTCCCTCCCCAAACGGGGTTAGGCCAGCGGCTTCGGGTGTTACCGACTTTCATGACGTGACGGGCGGTGTGTACAAGGCCCGGGAACGTATTCACCGCAGCATTGCTGATCTGCGATTACTAGCGACTCCGACTTCACGGGGTCGAGTTGCAGACCCCGATCCGAACTGAGACCGGCTTTCCAAGGATTCGCTTAACCTCACGGCATCGCAGCCCTTTGTACCGGCCATTGTAGCATGTGTGAAGCCCTGGACATAAGGGGCATGATGACTTGACGTCATCCCCACCTTCCTCCGAGTTGACCCCGGCAGTCTCCCATGAGTCCCCACCATCACGTGCTGGCAACATGGGACAAGGGTTGCGCTCGTTGCGGGACTTAACCCAACATCTCACGACACGAGCTGACGACAGCCATGCACCACCTGCACACAGGCCACAAGGGAAGCCGTATCTCTACGACCGTCCTGTGCATGTCAAACCCAGGTAAGGTTCTTCGCGTTGCATCGAATTAATCCACATGCTCCGCCGCTTGTGCGGGCCCCCGTCAATTCCTTTGAGTTTTAGCCTTGCGGCCGTACTCCCCAGGCGGGGTACTTAATGCGTTAGCTACGGCACGGATCCTTCAGGAAAGAACCCACACCTAGTACCCACCGTTTACGGCGTGGACTACCAGGGTATCTAATCCTGTTCGCTCCCCACGCTTTCGCTCCTCAGCGTCAGTTACTGCCCAGAGACCCGCCTTCGCCACCGGTGTTCCTCCTGATATCTGCGCATTCCACCGCTACACCAGGAATTCCAGTCTCCCCTGCAGCACTCCAGCCTGCCCGTATCGCCCGCACGCCCACAGTTAAGCTGTGGCATTCCACGAACAACGCGACAAGCCGCCTACGAGCTCTTTACGCCCAGTAATTCCGGACAACGCTTGCACCCTACGTATTACCGCGGCTGCTGGCACGTAGTTGGCCGGTGCTTCTTCTGCCCCTACCGTCACCACGAGAAAACCCGCAGCTTCGTCGAGGCTGAAAGAGGTTTACAACCCGAAGGCCGTCATCCCCCACGCGGCGTCGCTGCATCAGGCTTGCGCCCATTGTGCAATATTCCCCACTGCTGCCTCCCGTAGGAGTCTGGGCCGTATCTCAGTCCCAGTGTGGCCGGACACCCTCTCAGGCCGGCTACCCGTCGTCGCCTTGGTAGGCCATCACCCCACCAACAAGCTGATAGGCCGCGGGCCCATCCCACACCGCTACCAAACGCTTTCCACCACCCCACATGCGCAGAATGGTCCTATCCGGTATTAGACCCAGTTTCCCAGGCTTATCCCGAAGTGCAGGGCAGGTCACCCACGTGTTACTCACCCGTTCGCCACTCGAGCACCCCAAAAAGGGGCCTTTCCGTTCGACTTGCATGTGTTAAGCACGCCGCCAGCGTTCGTCCTGAGCCAGGATCAAACTCTCCAAACAAAACCATTCAGAGAAAACCCCGACAAACAAAACACCACACCCCGACACGAGGAACATCAGGGCACGGCAAAAACAACAAACAAAACCACCAACACACTATTGAGTTCTCAAACAACACCCGTTCCGGCCGCGCATCGAACCCGCGGCCGATGAGCCGCGTGTTCGTAGTGCGGACGGTGAGGGCAGTCCCTCTGGGAGCCTCGCGGTTAGCGGACTGGCCGCTTCGCGACGGCTCTATCAAGTTACGCGAGGGACAGATCGCAGTCAAATGGCCTTGTGGACGGCCACTTTCACCGCGACAAGTCAATTAACGCCGGCACGGTGCTGATTGTTCCCACTCCCCTTCCCGGAGCGAGCCCGCGACGTGAACGGTTCACCCGACGCGTTCGATGCCGGCGATATTTCGCTTGCCCCGCCGCAACACCAGCCACCGGCCGTGCAAGAAGTCCGCTGGCCGCGGCGTCCACTCCTCGCTGTCGACCTTGGTGTTGTTGACCGAGACGCCGCCTTCGGCGATCGTTCGCCGCGCGGCGCCCTTGCTGGGCGACAGACCGCTGGCCACCAGCAGATCGACGATCCCGTCGGGGGCGCCCGGCTTCAGCTCGGCAACCGGGGTTTCCCGCAGCGCCGCCGCCAGCGTCGCTTCGTCTAGCCGCGCCAGTTCCCCGCGGCCGAACAGGGCCCGGCTGGCGTGCTCGACGGCCTCGGTGGCCGCCTCGCCGTGTACCAGCGTGGTGAGTTCTCGGGCAAGCGTGCGCTGCGCGACCCGCTCCTGCGGGCGCGACGCCGTCGCCTCCTCGAGGTCGGCGAGTTCGTCGGCGGACAGGAACGTGAACCAGCGCAGGTACCGGATGACGTCGGCGTCGGCGGTATTGATGAAGTACTGGTACCACGCGTACGGGGTGGTCATCTCGGGGTCCAGCCACAGATTGCCGCCGCCGGTGGATTTGCCGAACTTGGCGCCGTCGGCCGCGGTGACCAGCGGCACCGTCAGCGCATGCACGGTCACACCCAGCTTTTGGCGCACCAAGCGCACCCCGGCGATGATGTTGCCCCACTGATCGGAACCGCCGATCTGCAGCACGCAGTGGTGCCGCCGGTACAGCTCGACGTAGTCGTTGGCTTGCAGCAGCAGGTAACTGAACTCGGTGTAGGAGATGCCTTCCCCGTCCAGGCGGCGCCGGATGACGTCGCGGTCGAGCATCACGTTCACCGAAAAATGCTTGCCCACGTCGCGCAGGAACTCGATGGCGGACATGTCGCGCGTCCACTCGAGGTTGTTCTCGACGATCGCGCCCGTGGACGCGTTGTCGAAGTCGACGAACTTCTCCAGCTGTCCGCGGATTCGCTCGGTCCATTCCAGGACGGTGTCGGCGGCATTGAGGGTGCGTTCACCGGTGTCGCGCGGGTCGCCGATGAGTCCGGTAGCGCCGCCGGCCAACACGATGGGGCGATGGCCGGCTCGTTGGAAACGGCGCAGGGCCAGTAACGGCACCAGGTGACCCGCGTGCAGGCTCGGCGCGGTGGGGTCGAAGCCCGCGTACACCGTGAGCGGTCCCCGCGCTGCTTCAGCAGCCAGCGCATCAAGGTCGGTGGACTGTGCGATCAGCCCGCGCCAGGCCAGCTCGTCGAGGATGGGTACGCCCACAGTTATAGATCTTCCAGCATTGCGCCCTGCGCCGTTAATCGCTGGCCCCGGGCGCGGGCGCTCGCGGGCTGCGGCGGTAGGCCGAGACCTCGAATCGCCCCTGCAGCCACAGCCGCCACGGCCGGTCGGCGGCCACGCTGATGCCGACTCGGGGACCGCACACGGCATCGAGGGGGTCGTTGAGTTTCAACGTGATGGGGCTGCCGGGATCGAAAAGATCAAGCCCGTTGTCTGCCATGGTGATTCCCAGAGCCGAACATAGGTTTCCAGGTCCGCGCGCCAGCGCGACGGTGCGGACGAGTTCGCCGCGCCGGGACCGCGCCAGCTCGATGCCGCTTTCGATCGCCGCGGACCTGAGCAGGACGGCTGCGGCTGTCCCATCGGGGCCGCACGCGACGTTGGCGCAGACATGGATCCCGTGGCTTCGGTACGTGTAGAGGTGTCCGGGCGGGCCAAACATCACCGCATTGCGACCGTTGAGCCCGCGGTAGGAGTGCGCCGCCGCGTCCGGCCACGGGCCTTCGGGCACCCCACCATAGGCCTCCACCTCGACGATTGTGGCGCTGACACCCCGTCCATAAAGCGTGGCGCCCAGTAGCCGGCGCGCCGCGGTGACCGGGTCGACCGCCAGCTCCTCAGCGCTCACCGGACAAATTTTGCCGCGGCTCTTGACAGTGCGGCATCGGGGGCGGATATTCATCGCATGATGAGTTCATCAAGTGATGAATTACTACCGAGCCGCGATCGCATCGCCGTCGATATCAGCCATCTGCGCGTGATCCGCGGCAAAAGGCCAGCGCTGCAGGACTTTTCGGTACAGATTGCCTGCGGCACCATCACCGGCCTGCTCGGTCCCTCCGGCTGCGGCAAGACCACCCTGATGCGCTGCATCGTTGGCACCCAGATCGTCACCGCTGGTCGGGTCACGGTCCTGGGCCGGCCAGCCGGGTCGGCGGTGCTGCGCCGACGTGTCGGATACATGCCGCAAGACCCGACCATTTACAACGACCTGCGAATCGTCGACAACCTTCGCTACTTCGCGTCGCTGTACGGGTTCGGCAGCCATGCGGCCGACGCCGCCATCGAGCTGGTGGGGCTCTCCGATCACCGCAGCGCCTATTGCGGAAACCTTTCCGGCGGCCAGCGCACGAGGGTATCGCTGGCCTGCGCGTTGGTCTGCCAGCCCGAGTTGCTCGTGCTGGACGAACCGACGGTGGGTCTAGACCCGGTGCTGCGCGCAGATTTGTGGGGCCAGTTCCATGATTTGGCCCGCGGCGGCACCACACTGCTGGTTTCCAGCCACGTGATGGACGAAGCCGACCACTGCGGTGACCTGCTGCTGATGCGTGAAGGTCACTTGGTTGCGCACACCACGCCGAACCGACTACGAGAGGACACCGGATGCACGGCACTCGAGGAAGCGTTCCTGTCCATCATCAAACGCACCACCGCGCAAGCGGCCGGTCCCAGAGCCGGATAGGCCTGCAGGGCTATACCGCCACCACGGCGCGGATTCTGCGTCAACTGGCAGCCGATCACCGCAGCGTGGCGATGATCCTGCTGGTGCCGGTCCTGGTCATCACGCTGATGTACTTCATGTTCGAAAACGCTCCGCATCGACCGGGCAGCCCGTCGCCGTTCAACAACGCCTGCCTGATCCTGCTGGGCCTGTTCCCGCTCTTCTTGATGTTCGTGATCACGTCGATCACAATGCAGCGCGAACGGGCCTCGGGAACGCTGGAGCGGATTCTGACCACCCCGCTGCGGCGGCTCGATCTGCTGATCGCCTACGGGACGGCGTTTTCGATTGCAGCTGCCACGCAAGCCGTTTTGGCCTGCGTCGTGTCGTTTTGGTTCCTCGGCTTCGACACCGCCGGGAGTCCACTGTGGGTGTTTGTGATCGCGATCATCAACGCCGTGCTCGGCGTCGGGCTGGGCTTGTTGTGTAGCGCGTTCGCCCGCACCGAATTTCAGGCTGTGCAGTTCATCCCGCTGGTCATGGTGCCGCAGCTACTGCTGGCCGGCATCATCGTGCCGCGAGGCCTGATGGCGACTTGGCTGCAATGGATCAGCAACGTCTTGCCCGCCGGCTACGCGTTGGAGGCGCTTCAGCAGGTGGGCGCGCATGCGGAGCTGACGGGCACCGCGGTGCGCGACATGGCGGTGGTGCTGGGCTTTGCGGTCACGGCCTTGTGCCTAGCCGCGGCGACGCTGCGGCGGCGGACCCCGTAGACCGTTGGCCAACGTCGAACGCCGACGGCCGGGGCGGCCGGCCGGAAGCTCAGACACCCGGGAGCGAATCCTGAAGAGTGCGCGAGAGCTCTTTGCGCGCAATGGGATTCATAAGACGTCGATTCGGGCGGTGGCCGCGGCGGCGGGCGTGGATTCTGCCTTGGTACACCACTACTTCGGCACGAAGGAACGGCTGTTCGCCGCCGCTGTCCGCATTCCGATCGACCCGATGGAGATCATCGGACCGCTTCGCGAGGTGCCAGTCGACGACCTCGGCTACCAGCTGCCGGCGACGTTGTTGCCGCTGTGGGACTCCGAGCTCGGTGCGGGTGTCATCGCCACAATTCGCTCAGTCCTGGCCGGCTCCGAGGTGAATCTCATCCGTTCGTTCATCGAAGACGTGATCGCGGTGGAGATCGGAAGCCGCGTCGACGATCCGCCCGGCAGCGGAATCATCCGAATCCAGTTCGTCGCATCGCAATTGGTCGGGGTGGTGATGGCGCGCTACATCCTGGAATTGGAACCGTTCAAATCGCTGCCGCCCGAACGAATCGCGCGCACCATCGCGCCGAACCTGCAGCGCTACCTCACCGGGGAGCTGCCGGCCTGGCCCGCGCCATGAGCCGCAGGTGCTCGTCGTCGCTCACCGACTCGGCTTCGTCGACCAGCAGCACCGGGATCCCGTCCTCGATGCGGTAGGCGCGGCGCAGGCGCGGGTTGTACAGCCGCGGGCCGTCGGGTTTGTCGACCAGCAGCAGTGGCCCGCGGTCGGCGGGGCAGACCAGAATGCTCAGTAGCGTTTCGTCGATCATGCGGGGCTCCAGGTCAGTGTGTGCCGCCCAGCTCGGTGCGCGCCGCGGCGGTCAACCGGCGGAACTGGTTGGCGGCCGGGTCGAAATACCACGCGTGGCGTCCCGGTTTGGGAATCCCGGCGGCCCGCAACGCGCTGACGGTGGGCCGGTAGGTGGCGCTCAGCGTCATCTCGGGCACGACGTGCACGATGTCGGGTCCGACGCCGATCGGCGGCATCTTCGCGATGGCCTCGGTGAGGTCGGCGGCGGTGATGCTGGCGCCCGGCCGCAGCGTCACCGCCGACACGGCCACTTGTCGGCCCCGCACCGGCACGCCGTAGGTCACGGCGAGGTCGACCCCGTTGATGAAGCCCAGCGCGTCGGTGATCGGCTCGCAATAGACGATTCCGCGCGCGGTGCGGATAACCGAGCCGCGCCGACCCACCAACCAGTAATCCCCATCTGCGTCGCGGCGGAACAGGTACTCGGTCGATATCCAGGTATCGGCCGGCGCGAACACGCCGCGTTTGACCGAGGCGCTCGGGTCGATCGGCCCGCGCGGCTGGGCCAGCAACACGCCCACTTCGTCGGTGTCGGCGACCTGCACAAACCCGCGGTCGTTTTCCAGGATCAGGTCGTGCTCGGCGTCGTAGGCGCCCAGCTCAACGTGCCCGGCGCCCGGCAGCGGGCGGCCTTTGCTGCCGATCTTGGCACCGGAAACGTTGGCCAGCACGGCCTGCCCATCGGTGGTGGCGAAGAACTCGACGACGTGGGCGGGGGCGAAGGCGTCGATGACGCGCTGCCACAAGCCCGTTGGCATCCCCGAGCCGATGAACAGCCGCACAGGGTGGTTGCCGTGCAAGGCAAATGCCCGGTCGTCGACAACCTCGCGCAACATCGCCCAGGTATAGGACACCACGGTGACCCCGTACTGCCGGACCTCGGCGACGAACCGGTCCGGGCGCAGCCCGCGCGACAGCGCGATACGGGCGCCGCCCACCACCGCGCCCCCCAGACTGACCAGCAAACCGGATTCGTGGTGCAGCGGGGTCAGGCAGTACACGGTGTCCCCCTGGCCCAGGGCAGCGGTCGAGGCGGTCCCGAACGCGGACAATGCCCAGCGATAGTTGGTGATCTGCTTGGCCACCAACTCCCCGCTAGCGGTGGTGGTGAACCCGATGAACGCCAGATCCCGCGCCAGCCCCGGATTCTGCCGGTACCACGCGGGAAGCTCGACCGCGTCCGGGTCGATCTTTTCCATGTCAATGACGTCGGCGTCCTCGGGAAGATGCAGGTCGCGTGATTCGCCGCCACCCAGGACCAACACGTGGCCGGGCAATTGGCGCGCGGTGTCGAGATTGGTCGGGTCAGCGATGATCTCGCTGACACCACCGATCCGTGCTTCGGCGACCAGGTCACTGTCGGGCTGCATCAGCACCGCGACCGCTCCGAGCCGCGACAGTGCGGCGATGGCGACCAGTGCACTCGGCCGGGTTTCCATCAGCACACCGACGTGATCGCCCTGCCGCACCCCGACTTCGATTAAGCCGCGCACCACGTTGTTGATGCGCCGGTTGACCGCCTCGTAGGTGTGGACTCGCCCGTCGAATAGCAGGAATTCACCGTGTGGCGAATCGTGAGCTTGTTCGTCGATGATCCTGCCGAGAGAGATCCGGGTGTGATCGTTGATCTGGCCCAACCGGGCCAGTCTCGGCAGTGTGCGCACGGTTTCCGCGGCCAGGGTGCGCACCGACTTGTTGGCCGCGACCACAGCGTCGGCCGCACCACGGGCCAGTGTCAGCGCCATCTCCGAAGCCTCCCCGACACCGTGCACAACCCGGGACCTCAACGCGACGCCAGATTGGGTTGGCTCGACCGGCCGCTCGACCATCGGCGTGATGTCGGCCGGCTTGTCCCCGGACCCAGAGATCCACAGCACCCAGGCCGCGACGGTCGGCCAGGTTTGCTGCGCCGCTTTCGACCCGACGACGAGGCCGAAATGCCCTGCGCGCAAAGTGTATTCGTATACGTCGGCGTTGGGTGCCGCGCGCCGGATGCCTCGTACGGCCGGGGGCTGTCCGATGTCATCCACTTCGCCGACGAAGGCCAGCACCGGACAGGTGATATCGGTGAGGGTGACCAGTTGACCGTTGATCGCGAAACCACCGGTCATCATCCGGTTGTGCGCGATGAACTGCTTGAGCAGCTCCGAAACCGCCGGCCCGGACCACGCGATCCAGCCTTCGGACTCCAGAAATCTGCGCTGCGGCTCGCGCGGCAGCAACGCTTCACGGTCGTGCAGCTGCCGCAGGAAGTCGATACGGGCCTTGGCCGTTTTGAGCGGGTCGAGAAGCTGAAAACCTGTGCGCGCCAACCAGCTCGGGATGGCCAGGCGATTGAAAACATGGTCCGCCATAAAATTGGCGGCCGTCGCGGCCAGGTTGGGCGGAACACCCATCGGCAGAGCAGCCAGGGTATCCACCGGCGACCCGAAGGTCACGATGCTGGCGATGGTCTTCGAATGACGATACGCGGCCGCCTGGTAGCAGAACATGCCGCCTTGGGAGTAGCCCGCCAGGTGGACGTCCTGGCCGGTGACGTCGGCCGTCGTGTCGACGGCTTGACTGAGCGCGACGACGTGGTCGGCCAGGTTGCGGCGCATGCCGCCCTCGACTTTGTCGGGTTCGCCGAAGTCGATGACCCACGGATCCAGCCCCGCCGCATGCAGAATGCCGACCGCGCCTTCCTGCCGGGTGACGTCCCACATGTTGGCCGACATCATCATCGGATGCACCAACAGCACCGGAGGGCCAGCCGGCGGTTGGCCGGGACGCGTGTCCGGCGGGAAATAGCGCCGCAGCTTGTACATGGATACGCTTTCGATGATCTGAAAGGGCGACGACGCCGTGCCGGTCTCCAGCCCACCCAGGCGCAAGACCTCCAGGCCGTTCTGCGCCGTCGCCATCAGACGCTCGACCGGCCGCATGATCGCTGAAAGTTTCAGATCCACCTGCTGCCTCCCGTTTCAAGTATTCCTGCTGCAGGCGGACCTGACAGCGTGGTCATCATGGCACATTTGCCGCTCCGGGCCGCGGCTTTGACCATCGCGGATGAACCATTGGGAGCGGCACGGTAGCGGCTTGGTCGCGGGCTGCGGACCGGGTTTGCTCGACAGTCCGCTGCGGCACGCTCAGCGAGGGCTCCTCAACAACGCAACCGCTGGCGCAGCCGGGCGGCGACCTCGCGCACGCCGTCCAACTGCTTGGCGACCCGGATCGGCGCCGTGCCCCCGCGCGCGTCGCGCGAGGCGACCGAACCTTCGATCGTCAGCACCTGACGGACATCAGGGGTCAGCGCAGGGTTGATCGAGGCCAGATCTTCGTCGGTCAGTTCGTCAAGGCCGACGCCGCGCCGCTCTGCTTCGCGGACCGCCGCACCGGCCGCCTCATGCGCCGCGCGGAAAGGCACGCCTTGTCGCACAAGCCATTCCGCCATATCGGTGGCCAGGGTGTAGCCTGCGTCCGCCAGCGCCGCCATCCGCTCCACGTTGAAAGTCGCGCTGCCGACCAGGCCAGCCATCGCCGGCAGAAGTAGTTCTAGCTGCGCCACCGCGTCGAACAACGGCTCTTTATCCTCTTGCAGATCCCGGTTGTAGGCCAGCGGCAACCCTTTCAGCGTGGCCAGCAATCCCGCCAGGTTGCCGATCAACCGGCCAGCCTTGCCGCGGGCGAGCTCGGCGATGTCCGGGTTTTTCTTCTGCGGCATGATCGAACTGCCCGTCGACCATGCGTCGTGCAGCGTGACGTACCCGAACTCCGTTGAGCTCCAAATAATGATGTCCTCAGCGAGCCGGGACAGGTCGACCGCGATCATCGCGAACACGAACGCCGCTTCGGCGGCGAAATCCCTGGCCGCGGTCGCGTCGATCGAATTGTCGGCGGCTGCCGAGAAGCCGAGCTCTTCTGCGACCACATCAGGATCGAGCCCCAGCGACGAGCCCGCCAGCGCGCCCGATCCGTACGGCGAAATCGCGGTGCGCTCGTCGAAGTCGATGATCCGGTCGACGTCGCGCAACAGCGGATGGGCGTGCGCCAGCAGATGGTGGGCCAACAGGATCGGCTGCGCGGATTGCAAGTGTGTTTTGCCCGGCATGACCGCGGTCGGGTGGGCGGCGGCCTGGTCGGTGAGCGCGGTGATCACGTCGAACACGCCGGCGGCGACGCACCGCACCGCGTCGCGCAGCCACATCCGAAACAGCGTGGCCACCTGGTCGTTTCGCGACCGGCCGCCCGCAGCCGCCGCCCAGGTCCGAGCCGACCCGCTCGATCAGGCCGCGCTCCAACGCGGCGTGCACGTCCTCGTCGGTGTCCAGCGGCCGGAAGCTGCCGTCGGCCACGTCGTGGGCGAGGCCCTCCAGCGCGGCCAGCAGCCCGTTGCATTGTTCCTCGCTGAGCAGCCCGGCCCGAAACAATACCCTGGCATGCGCTTTCGACGCCGCGATGTCGTAGGGTGCCAGTACCCAGTCGAAGTGGGTGGAGCGGCTAAGTGCGGCCAACGCATCCGATGGCCTGTCGGCGAAACGCCCACCCCACAGCGATCCCTCGTTAGTGCTCATGGCATTTCTGCGCGCAAGTCCCTGCGGGCGGCAAGTTTCGACGACATCCCGTGCACGTACACGAAGCCCTTGGCCTTGGACTGATCGAAGCTGTCGCCCTCGTCGTAGGTGGCCAGGTTGAAGTCATATAACGATTCCGGGCTACGCCGGCCGTTGACCGCGATGTGCCCGCCGTGCAACACCATGCGAACCTCGCCGGTCACATGCTCCTGGGTCTTGGCGACGAAAGCCTCCAACGCGGCCTTCAGCGGCGAGTACCACAACCCGTCGTACACCAGCTCGGCCCAGCGCTGATCGGTCAGCCGCTTGAACCGGCCGAGCTCGCGCTCCAGCGTGACGTGTTCGAGTTCGGTGTGGGCAGTGATCAGCACCATCGCGCCGGGCGCCTCATATATTTCGCGGCTCTTGATGCCGACCAGCCGGTCCTCGACCACATCGAGCCGCCCGACACCCTGCGCGCCGCCGCGGCGGTTCAGCTCTTCGATGGCTTGCAGGACAGTGACCGGCCTGCCGTCGATCGAGACCGGCACACCGCGCTCGAACCCGACGATCACCTCGTCGGGGGTGTTCCAGTTGACGGTGGGATCTTCGGTGTAGGCGTACACGTCTTTGGTCGGCGCATTCCACAGGTGTTCCAGGAAACCGGTTTCCACCGCACGGCCCCACACGTTCTGGTCGATCGAAAACGGCGACCGCTTGGTGACATTGATCGGGATGGCGTTTTCCTCGGCGAACGCGATGGCCCTCTCACGTGTCCACGCGTAATCGCGTACCGGCGCGAGCACCTCC
This Mycobacterium xenopi DNA region includes the following protein-coding sequences:
- a CDS encoding argininosuccinate synthase; this translates as MSERVILAYSGGLDTSVAISWIGKETGREVVAVAIDLGQGGEDMEVVRQRALDCGAVEAVVVDARDEFAEGYCLPTIMSNGLYMDRYPLVSAISRPLIVKHLVAAARQHGGSIVAHGCTGKGNDQVRFEVGFASLAPDLEVLAPVRDYAWTRERAIAFAEENAIPINVTKRSPFSIDQNVWGRAVETGFLEHLWNAPTKDVYAYTEDPTVNWNTPDEVIVGFERGVPVSIDGRPVTVLQAIEELNRRGGAQGVGRLDVVEDRLVGIKSREIYEAPGAMVLITAHTELEHVTLERELGRFKRLTDQRWAELVYDGLWYSPLKAALEAFVAKTQEHVTGEVRMVLHGGHIAVNGRRSPESLYDFNLATYDEGDSFDQSKAKGFVYVHGMSSKLAARRDLRAEMP